In the Klebsiella aerogenes KCTC 2190 genome, one interval contains:
- a CDS encoding YSC84-related protein — protein sequence MKYHLLLLACALTLTGCSAEGDTASQQRASIQKMRTNTLSKLYSLYPEARSDIQHSKGYAVFASNSSKILVFGFGSGYGVVKNSATGKDTYMKMAQGGAGVGMGVKQLRTVLVFHDKDALNTFITKGYMVGADANAAAKYDDNGIAPIGASANGVAKDTSSLPSKVNVYEITEKGLAAQAMVNGYKYWPDDELNKR from the coding sequence ATGAAATATCATTTACTTTTACTTGCCTGCGCGCTGACGCTAACAGGCTGCAGCGCTGAGGGCGACACCGCCAGCCAGCAACGCGCCAGCATCCAAAAGATGCGTACCAACACGCTCAGTAAACTCTATAGCCTGTACCCGGAAGCGCGTAGCGATATCCAGCATTCAAAGGGCTACGCGGTCTTCGCCAGTAACAGCAGCAAGATATTAGTCTTTGGCTTCGGTAGCGGTTACGGCGTGGTGAAAAATAGCGCCACCGGCAAAGATACCTATATGAAAATGGCCCAGGGCGGCGCCGGTGTGGGTATGGGCGTGAAACAGTTGCGTACCGTACTGGTATTCCACGATAAAGACGCATTGAATACTTTCATTACTAAAGGCTATATGGTCGGCGCGGATGCCAACGCGGCAGCGAAATATGACGACAACGGCATCGCCCCGATAGGCGCGTCAGCCAACGGCGTGGCGAAAGATACCTCTTCGCTGCCGTCAAAAGTCAACGTTTATGAAATCACCGAGAAAGGTTTGGCGGCTCAGGCAATGGTCAACGGTTATAAATACTGGCCGGATGACGAGCTGAATAAAAGGTGA
- a CDS encoding DUF1097 domain-containing protein, protein MNGLTATGITVGICAGVWQLISSHVGLQHGWELLGTIGFVAFCSFYAAGGGQSGFVKSLCVNYSGAVWAWLAALAAGALASASGMSGFWASVITTVPFSAVIVWQGRFTLTSFIPGGFLGMTLFFATGLNWTVTLLGFLAGNCVGFISEYSGRKLSEATSKERA, encoded by the coding sequence ATGAACGGACTCACCGCTACGGGGATCACCGTCGGTATTTGCGCAGGCGTTTGGCAGCTCATTTCCTCGCACGTCGGGCTGCAGCACGGTTGGGAATTATTGGGAACCATCGGCTTCGTCGCGTTCTGTAGTTTCTATGCGGCAGGGGGTGGCCAATCCGGCTTTGTCAAAAGCCTGTGCGTTAACTATTCCGGGGCAGTGTGGGCGTGGCTGGCGGCGCTGGCCGCCGGCGCTCTCGCCTCAGCCAGCGGTATGTCGGGGTTCTGGGCAAGCGTTATTACCACGGTGCCGTTTTCGGCAGTCATCGTCTGGCAGGGGCGCTTTACGCTAACCTCGTTTATTCCCGGCGGCTTCCTCGGCATGACGCTCTTTTTCGCCACCGGTTTGAACTGGACGGTGACATTGCTGGGATTTCTGGCGGGCAACTGCGTTGGCTTTATTTCAGAATATAGCGGGCGCAAACTCAGCGAGGCGACCAGTAAAGAGCGAGCCTGA
- a CDS encoding LysR substrate-binding domain-containing protein yields MNSIFTEENLLAFTTAARFGSFSKAADELGLTTSAISYTIKRMEAGLDVVLFTRNTRSIELTESGYYLFRKATDLLNDFHAIKRSIDTISQGIEARVRICINQLLYTPRHTARLLQVLKKQFPTCQITVTTEVYNGVWDSIINNQANIAIGAPDTLLDGGGIDYTEIGAIRWVFAIAPDHPLAFMPEPISESQLRLYPNIMVEDTASTINKKVGWLLHGQEAILVPDFNTKCQCQILGEGIGFLPDYMADEAIAENLLVIRQIHNPRQDSGMLLATQHAATGQVTQWIKKQFRPGGILTAIYDDLLHRGEAK; encoded by the coding sequence ATGAACTCGATTTTTACTGAAGAAAATCTGCTGGCATTCACCACCGCGGCGCGTTTTGGCAGCTTCAGCAAGGCGGCCGATGAGCTGGGGTTAACCACCTCAGCCATCAGCTATACCATCAAACGGATGGAAGCCGGGCTGGACGTGGTGCTGTTTACCCGCAACACCCGCAGCATTGAACTGACGGAATCTGGCTACTATCTGTTTCGCAAGGCCACCGATCTGCTTAATGATTTCCATGCGATAAAGCGCAGCATTGATACTATCTCGCAGGGCATTGAAGCGAGGGTGCGCATCTGCATCAATCAACTGTTATATACGCCGCGCCATACCGCCCGCCTGCTGCAGGTGTTGAAAAAACAGTTTCCCACCTGCCAGATAACCGTTACCACCGAGGTATACAACGGCGTCTGGGATTCGATCATCAATAACCAGGCGAATATTGCTATCGGCGCGCCGGATACGCTACTTGACGGCGGCGGTATCGATTATACCGAGATCGGCGCGATCCGCTGGGTGTTTGCTATTGCCCCGGATCATCCGCTGGCGTTTATGCCCGAACCTATTTCAGAAAGCCAGTTACGCCTCTATCCCAATATCATGGTTGAGGACACCGCCAGTACGATTAATAAAAAGGTCGGTTGGCTTCTGCATGGCCAGGAGGCGATCCTGGTTCCCGACTTCAATACCAAATGTCAGTGTCAGATCCTCGGCGAAGGGATCGGCTTCTTACCCGACTATATGGCTGATGAAGCCATTGCGGAGAATCTGTTGGTGATCCGCCAGATCCACAACCCGCGCCAGGATTCCGGCATGTTGCTGGCCACTCAGCACGCGGCTACCGGCCAGGTGACGCAGTGGATTAAGAAGCAATTCCGCCCCGGCGGGATTTTAACGGCGATCTATGATGATTTATTGCATCGTGGAGAAGCGAAATAG
- a CDS encoding MoaF C-terminal domain-containing protein, giving the protein MTSEAVFIQVGALADGFAPHGNLLATASLPAGERFTFYADGSEPQQLVIENDQTLLWNGNRAPWRATALRPDILFIDFLDPERDNASISAVCNLTQRNATLVYGQLPDEAAARLDAFSRVEQGLPLTAVEARFVFARLDTQPGPLPDFTTALVGMRNQYTYSPTERYEHIYLNDNFYAWQCLDGVEKGLADVDRCHYVQVAEDLYLFVWREKIIPTLGAILIDLQQMRTDGKIMGYQGSDFGALSNFPVGASAKILNVTRHQE; this is encoded by the coding sequence ATGACTTCAGAAGCCGTATTTATCCAGGTCGGCGCGCTGGCCGATGGTTTCGCCCCGCACGGCAACCTGCTGGCCACCGCCAGTCTGCCCGCAGGCGAACGCTTTACCTTTTATGCCGACGGGAGCGAGCCGCAGCAGTTGGTTATCGAAAATGACCAGACACTGCTTTGGAACGGCAACCGCGCGCCCTGGCGGGCAACCGCCCTGCGCCCCGATATTCTGTTTATCGATTTTCTTGACCCGGAGCGCGATAACGCCAGTATCAGCGCGGTATGCAACCTGACGCAGCGCAACGCCACGCTGGTATACGGCCAGCTACCGGACGAAGCCGCCGCGCGGCTGGACGCCTTCAGCCGGGTAGAGCAAGGGTTGCCGCTGACTGCCGTCGAGGCGCGATTTGTCTTCGCCCGCCTGGATACCCAGCCGGGACCGCTGCCGGACTTTACCACCGCGCTGGTCGGCATGCGCAATCAGTACACCTATAGCCCGACCGAGCGTTATGAACACATCTATCTCAATGATAATTTTTACGCCTGGCAGTGTCTGGATGGCGTGGAAAAGGGGCTGGCGGATGTCGATCGCTGCCATTACGTGCAGGTGGCTGAGGATCTCTATTTGTTCGTCTGGCGGGAGAAAATCATTCCCACGTTGGGGGCTATCTTGATCGATCTTCAGCAGATGCGTACCGATGGTAAGATCATGGGTTATCAGGGCAGTGATTTTGGCGCCTTGAGTAATTTCCCGGTCGGCGCGAGCGCGAAGATCCTCAACGTCACCCGCCATCAGGAATAA
- a CDS encoding M20 aminoacylase family protein codes for MSDCVIPEIKATEDEMISIRHYLHANPELSLEEFNTSELVAGKLTEWGYQVTRGLGKTGVVGSLSKGDSPRTIGLRADMDALPIYETTDLPWASTVPGKMHACGHDGHTTILLAAAKYIASPACQFNGTVHLIFQPAEEAIGGADLMIKDGLFEQFPCERIFGLHNMPGLPVGKLGFYAGNFMASADTVKITITGYGGHGAHPERTVDPIVAGAALVMALQSIVARNVPPGETAVVSVGTFQAGIASNVIPESVVMELSVRAMKPEIRDLLIKRIQELTEFTAKSYGASSEVEIYDSYPVLTNSNEETDFAQALALEVFGREGVLESVSPMNASEDFAFMLRERPGCYFLLGNGEKGEKGGCMVHNPGYDFNDDIICTGATLFARLVQAHCR; via the coding sequence ATGTCTGATTGTGTAATTCCAGAAATTAAAGCCACGGAAGATGAAATGATTTCTATCCGTCATTATTTACATGCCAATCCGGAATTAAGTCTGGAAGAGTTTAATACCAGCGAGCTGGTTGCCGGTAAGCTGACAGAATGGGGCTATCAGGTGACCCGCGGCCTCGGTAAAACCGGCGTCGTCGGCAGCCTGAGCAAAGGCGACTCGCCGCGCACTATTGGCCTGCGCGCCGATATGGACGCATTACCGATTTATGAAACCACCGATTTACCCTGGGCCAGTACCGTACCCGGAAAAATGCATGCCTGCGGCCATGATGGCCACACCACGATTTTGCTCGCGGCGGCGAAATATATCGCCTCGCCGGCCTGCCAGTTCAACGGCACGGTGCATCTGATTTTCCAGCCCGCGGAAGAAGCCATCGGCGGCGCGGATCTGATGATTAAAGATGGCCTGTTTGAGCAGTTCCCCTGCGAACGCATCTTCGGCCTGCACAATATGCCGGGGCTACCGGTTGGCAAGCTGGGCTTCTATGCCGGCAACTTTATGGCCTCGGCGGACACGGTCAAAATCACGATTACCGGCTACGGCGGCCACGGCGCGCATCCGGAACGCACCGTCGACCCTATCGTGGCCGGCGCGGCGCTGGTGATGGCGTTGCAGAGCATCGTCGCGCGCAACGTGCCGCCGGGTGAAACGGCGGTCGTCAGCGTGGGGACTTTCCAGGCCGGCATCGCCTCGAACGTGATTCCTGAGAGCGTGGTGATGGAGCTCAGCGTGCGGGCGATGAAACCGGAAATTCGCGATCTGCTGATTAAGCGTATTCAAGAGCTGACCGAGTTTACTGCCAAAAGCTATGGCGCCAGCAGCGAAGTCGAGATTTACGACTCTTACCCGGTATTAACCAACAGTAACGAAGAGACCGATTTCGCCCAGGCGCTGGCGCTGGAAGTCTTTGGCCGCGAAGGGGTGCTGGAGTCGGTATCGCCAATGAACGCCAGCGAAGATTTCGCTTTTATGCTGCGCGAGCGTCCGGGCTGTTACTTCCTGCTCGGCAACGGTGAAAAAGGCGAGAAGGGCGGCTGCATGGTGCATAACCCCGGTTATGACTTTAACGATGACATTATCTGCACCGGCGCGACGCTGTTCGCGCGTTTAGTGCAAGCGCATTGCCGTTAA
- a CDS encoding DUF2877 domain-containing protein: MQALTADEGFLSQRGGGQVEQVFTHAVNLLIPGKPGLLTLLCETSDNAPNSCRLALTHFDNLFRPGESVRFTDSGIYIGDNTWIDIHRCERWQTPQAVLNAATFNQIAWRRWRDIIVTQLHEDDTLFLYRGDNPFYHAMRHELQQRRETLFKALGENKNISAAVANMIGLGIGLTPSADDYLLGLSVILFIKGHPANQYREAFITALQSARQNTTPLSAITLEAAINQRYRESIAVLINLLVNQPTTFSIEAIADIKNIGSSSGSDMLLGMADACALSQTYGGNNVS; this comes from the coding sequence GTGCAAGCGCTAACTGCGGATGAGGGCTTTCTCTCGCAGCGCGGCGGCGGACAGGTCGAGCAGGTTTTCACTCATGCGGTGAACCTGCTCATCCCCGGCAAACCAGGGCTTCTGACGCTGCTGTGTGAAACTTCTGATAATGCGCCCAATAGCTGTAGGTTAGCACTCACCCACTTTGACAACCTGTTCCGGCCAGGGGAAAGCGTCCGGTTTACCGATTCAGGGATTTACATTGGCGATAATACATGGATAGACATCCACCGTTGTGAGCGCTGGCAAACGCCGCAGGCGGTATTAAACGCGGCAACATTTAACCAGATAGCCTGGCGACGATGGCGCGATATTATCGTTACGCAGTTACATGAGGATGACACGTTATTTCTCTATCGCGGCGACAATCCCTTTTATCACGCGATGCGTCATGAACTCCAGCAGCGACGGGAAACCTTATTTAAAGCGCTTGGCGAAAATAAAAATATCAGCGCCGCCGTGGCGAACATGATCGGATTAGGCATTGGCCTGACGCCATCGGCGGATGATTATTTGCTAGGTCTAAGCGTTATTTTATTCATAAAGGGACATCCGGCTAATCAATACCGGGAAGCATTTATAACCGCGCTGCAGAGCGCCCGACAAAATACTACGCCGCTCAGCGCGATAACGCTGGAGGCAGCGATAAACCAACGTTATCGCGAAAGTATCGCCGTGTTGATTAATCTGCTGGTTAATCAACCGACAACCTTTTCTATTGAGGCTATTGCCGATATTAAAAATATTGGCTCAAGTTCCGGCAGCGACATGCTATTGGGCATGGCGGATGCCTGCGCGCTGAGCCAAACGTATGGAGGGAATAATGTCAGTTAA
- a CDS encoding ankyrin repeat domain-containing protein yields the protein MATENIIADYLLAAEQGNIAKLTACLASGVDINASNRQGRTAITLASLNKHYACVSVLIAAGADINKQDQTYFNPFLISCLNNDVELLRLILPANPDLERLTRFGGVGLTPACEKGHLEIVKILLAETDINVNHTNFVGWTPLLEAIVLNDGGATQQEIVKLLLDHGANPHMTDKYGKSPLELAWDKGFSEIAHLLVAAGA from the coding sequence ATGGCCACGGAAAATATTATTGCTGACTATCTTTTGGCTGCAGAGCAGGGAAATATTGCGAAATTAACAGCCTGCCTGGCAAGTGGCGTCGATATTAATGCCAGTAATCGTCAGGGGCGAACCGCCATTACCCTCGCCAGCCTGAATAAACATTATGCTTGTGTCTCGGTTCTTATTGCCGCTGGCGCGGATATTAATAAGCAGGACCAGACCTATTTTAACCCGTTTTTAATTAGCTGCCTGAATAACGACGTCGAACTACTGCGCTTAATTTTGCCGGCAAATCCCGACCTCGAACGATTAACGCGTTTCGGTGGCGTAGGCCTGACCCCGGCCTGTGAAAAAGGCCATCTTGAGATCGTGAAAATATTGTTGGCGGAAACGGATATTAACGTTAACCACACCAATTTTGTCGGCTGGACGCCGCTGCTGGAAGCGATTGTCTTAAACGACGGCGGCGCGACGCAGCAGGAGATCGTCAAACTGCTGCTGGACCACGGCGCCAACCCGCATATGACCGATAAGTATGGTAAATCGCCGCTGGAGCTGGCATGGGATAAGGGATTCAGTGAAATAGCCCACCTGCTGGTCGCCGCCGGAGCCTGA
- a CDS encoding helix-turn-helix domain-containing protein, whose product MNSSFGRIHACYQKLQLNAHLPHVIACSENVECATGERFQPQDGFIYFLLSGQITLAVNDPDNLLGIVIEHMPLGLLEHYCPAVELLYQCLDRCRFARISVEDFERLFFYSSPEYMKELTTILAYMGIFALDAHNERGNLSGFQTIKSMLSRYLYRNEIDCGKRESLSAFIIKRTNLSRSYVYQVLAALKEGGYITVKKGQLISIDRKIPDKF is encoded by the coding sequence TTGAATAGCAGTTTTGGTCGTATTCATGCGTGCTACCAGAAGCTGCAGTTAAATGCGCATCTCCCACACGTCATCGCCTGTAGCGAAAACGTCGAGTGCGCCACCGGCGAGCGTTTTCAGCCGCAGGATGGGTTCATTTACTTTCTGCTGTCCGGGCAAATCACCCTCGCAGTCAACGACCCTGATAACCTGTTGGGGATTGTGATCGAGCATATGCCGCTGGGCCTGCTTGAGCACTACTGCCCGGCGGTAGAGCTACTATATCAATGTCTCGATCGCTGCCGTTTTGCCAGAATCAGCGTGGAGGATTTCGAGCGTCTCTTCTTTTACTCTTCGCCGGAGTATATGAAAGAGCTGACGACTATTCTGGCCTACATGGGCATTTTTGCTCTCGATGCGCACAACGAGCGCGGCAACCTGTCCGGTTTTCAGACCATAAAATCGATGCTATCGCGTTATCTGTACCGTAACGAGATCGATTGTGGAAAACGTGAAAGCCTGTCCGCTTTTATTATTAAACGGACCAATCTTTCGCGCAGCTATGTATATCAGGTTTTAGCGGCGTTAAAAGAAGGCGGTTATATCACGGTGAAAAAAGGTCAACTCATTTCTATCGACCGAAAAATACCGGATAAATTCTGA
- a CDS encoding RcnB family protein: MKKMISLAVILSCVLSAQAFADGPNDGHRPGQQQVWQNGPKQGDQNGHHQPGGPGDNHQGNNDSRGPDRRGHDDRRQERHEQDHFAWRGNDFRKGHPAPEHYRGDEYRVSNWNERGLPRPPEGHHWSYIDGNYVLIAAATGIITSILVSGALGH; this comes from the coding sequence ATGAAAAAGATGATTTCTCTGGCGGTTATTTTATCTTGCGTGCTGAGCGCTCAGGCTTTTGCCGATGGTCCAAATGACGGTCATCGTCCGGGGCAACAGCAGGTATGGCAGAATGGCCCGAAGCAGGGTGACCAGAATGGACACCACCAGCCGGGCGGTCCTGGCGATAACCATCAGGGCAACAATGATAGCCGCGGCCCGGACCGAAGAGGTCATGACGATCGTCGCCAGGAACGCCATGAACAGGACCATTTCGCCTGGAGGGGTAACGATTTCCGTAAAGGCCATCCGGCGCCGGAGCATTATCGCGGTGATGAATATCGCGTCAGTAACTGGAACGAACGTGGTCTGCCGCGCCCGCCGGAGGGGCATCACTGGTCTTATATCGATGGCAATTACGTGCTGATCGCCGCAGCGACCGGAATTATTACTTCAATTCTGGTAAGCGGCGCCCTCGGTCATTAA
- a CDS encoding ABC transporter substrate-binding protein: MKKSLLLCLALMASTSALAAGAKEIRFGVDPTFAPFEWKDPQGKLAGFDIDLGNAICQQLQAKCVWVESNFDGIIPALKARKFDAILSGMYMTEKRKEQIAFSDKLYNGPVFLVARKNTLKGNTPEQLKGKTIGVEQGSAQETYVNQYWRSQGINIVAYQGADSVVRDLESGRLDGAVLSGMMADYSFLQQPQGKDFAFVGGQLQDNKLFGAGAAIGLRQGDDALREEINGAIAKMLADGTYKKLAGKYFSFDVYSGT, from the coding sequence ATGAAAAAATCACTGTTGTTGTGTTTGGCATTAATGGCGTCGACGTCGGCGCTGGCCGCCGGGGCGAAAGAGATCCGTTTTGGCGTTGACCCGACCTTCGCGCCGTTTGAATGGAAAGATCCGCAGGGCAAGCTGGCGGGATTTGATATCGATTTGGGCAACGCGATATGTCAGCAACTGCAGGCGAAGTGCGTGTGGGTGGAAAGCAACTTCGACGGCATTATTCCGGCGCTGAAGGCGCGTAAATTCGACGCGATACTCTCAGGGATGTATATGACCGAGAAGCGTAAAGAGCAGATTGCTTTTAGCGATAAGCTGTACAACGGGCCGGTGTTTCTGGTGGCGCGCAAAAATACCCTCAAAGGCAATACGCCAGAGCAACTGAAGGGGAAAACCATCGGCGTCGAGCAGGGGTCGGCACAGGAAACTTATGTGAACCAGTACTGGCGGTCGCAGGGTATTAACATTGTCGCCTATCAGGGCGCCGATAGCGTCGTTCGCGACCTTGAGTCAGGTCGTCTCGATGGCGCGGTACTCTCCGGCATGATGGCCGATTACAGCTTCCTGCAGCAGCCGCAGGGCAAGGATTTCGCCTTTGTTGGCGGACAACTGCAGGATAATAAACTGTTCGGCGCCGGGGCGGCGATTGGCCTGCGTCAAGGCGACGATGCGCTGCGCGAAGAGATAAATGGCGCGATTGCGAAAATGCTTGCCGACGGCACCTACAAAAAACTGGCCGGGAAATATTTTAGCTTTGACGTTTATTCCGGGACATAA
- a CDS encoding aldo/keto reductase, which produces MMTRPLGKSGFSIAPLVFGGNVFGWTIDEKTSFAILDAFVDHGFDAIDTADVYSRWAEGNQGGESETIIGRWLQARPGIRDKVKIFTKVGSDMGLPGHKGLKKAWIQQAIDDSLRRLNTDYVDLYFAHWPDPETPIDETLEAFQALQQAGKVRAIGASNLDAGQLSSALEVARKGGLPAWQVLQPEYNLYHRSAFEGALRDLCVSRDIGVVTYYSLASGFLSGKYRQPSDLAQSQRGSGIAKYLNPRGMRIIDTLVAVAEEQQAKPAEVALAWLMSREGVTAPIASATSLAQVESFARAAALSLSSEQLARLDSASA; this is translated from the coding sequence ATGATGACACGTCCATTGGGCAAAAGCGGATTTTCCATCGCCCCATTAGTATTTGGCGGCAACGTCTTTGGCTGGACCATCGATGAGAAAACCAGTTTTGCCATTCTTGATGCTTTTGTTGACCACGGTTTTGATGCTATCGATACGGCGGATGTGTATTCCCGCTGGGCGGAGGGCAATCAGGGCGGCGAATCCGAAACCATTATTGGCCGCTGGCTGCAGGCGCGCCCTGGCATACGCGATAAAGTCAAAATCTTCACTAAAGTTGGCTCTGATATGGGGCTACCCGGCCATAAAGGATTGAAAAAAGCCTGGATCCAGCAGGCGATTGACGACTCGTTGCGCCGCCTGAATACGGATTACGTCGACCTCTATTTCGCCCACTGGCCGGATCCTGAAACGCCAATCGATGAAACGTTAGAAGCATTCCAGGCGCTGCAGCAGGCCGGCAAGGTGCGGGCGATTGGCGCTTCAAACCTCGACGCCGGACAGCTGTCATCGGCGCTGGAAGTGGCGCGTAAAGGCGGCCTTCCCGCCTGGCAGGTGCTGCAGCCGGAATATAACCTCTATCACCGCTCCGCCTTTGAAGGGGCGCTACGCGATCTCTGCGTCAGCCGCGATATAGGCGTGGTGACCTACTACAGCCTGGCTTCCGGCTTCCTGAGCGGTAAGTATCGCCAGCCGTCCGATTTAGCGCAAAGCCAGCGCGGTAGCGGCATCGCTAAATATCTCAATCCACGCGGAATGCGGATTATTGACACGCTGGTCGCGGTGGCGGAAGAACAGCAGGCGAAGCCCGCAGAAGTGGCGTTAGCGTGGCTGATGAGCCGGGAAGGCGTTACCGCGCCGATTGCCAGCGCCACCAGCCTGGCGCAGGTGGAAAGCTTCGCCCGCGCGGCGGCGCTGAGCCTTAGCAGCGAGCAGTTGGCGCGGCTCGACAGCGCCAGCGCCTGA
- a CDS encoding HlyD family secretion protein — METLLLLCYAALCIVIFKVFRIPLNKWTVPTAVLGGVILIGMLILGMNYNFPYSEVGKQVYRTVPIVSQTRGRVTSVPVKPNQMLHEGDILFTIDPTPFQAKVDDLTAQVKAASQDALSLDAGLTSAQADLSKAVAERDRAQREYARFQAGHDKGAFSDQMVDTRRQNWKASQAAVDAARAKVAQARNDLNSVVHGENTKVASLLAQLREAQFKLDNTVVRAPSDGYVSTVGLRPGTMSTALGLKPVMTFVPTDNANSREYVAAFRQNALQRLQKGEQAELLFPSIPGTVFKAQVAEVLPAIGESQFQGQGTLLTANDLAARGRALVVLKVTDDRLANYQLPQGADVEAAVYSEHFEHLSLIRKILIRMKSWESYLYLDH, encoded by the coding sequence ATGGAAACGTTATTACTGCTGTGTTATGCCGCCTTGTGTATCGTGATATTTAAAGTATTCCGTATTCCATTAAATAAATGGACGGTTCCCACTGCGGTATTAGGTGGCGTGATACTGATTGGCATGTTAATCCTCGGTATGAATTATAACTTCCCCTATAGCGAAGTCGGGAAGCAGGTTTATCGCACCGTGCCCATTGTTTCGCAAACCCGCGGTCGAGTCACCAGCGTGCCGGTGAAACCAAATCAGATGCTGCATGAAGGCGACATCTTGTTCACCATCGACCCAACCCCGTTCCAGGCGAAGGTGGACGACCTGACCGCACAAGTGAAAGCGGCCAGCCAGGATGCGTTGTCGCTGGATGCGGGGTTAACCAGCGCGCAGGCTGATTTAAGCAAAGCGGTCGCCGAGCGCGACCGGGCCCAGCGTGAATACGCCCGCTTCCAGGCAGGTCATGATAAAGGGGCCTTTTCCGATCAGATGGTCGATACCCGTCGCCAGAACTGGAAAGCCTCGCAGGCGGCGGTTGACGCCGCCCGGGCAAAGGTCGCACAGGCGCGTAACGATCTCAATTCGGTGGTGCACGGCGAGAACACCAAAGTCGCTTCGCTGCTGGCGCAGCTGCGCGAGGCGCAATTTAAGCTCGATAACACGGTGGTGCGCGCGCCGTCTGACGGCTATGTCAGTACCGTCGGCTTGCGCCCGGGGACCATGTCCACCGCGTTGGGGCTGAAGCCGGTAATGACGTTTGTGCCAACGGATAATGCGAATTCACGTGAATACGTCGCCGCATTCCGTCAGAACGCGCTGCAGCGTTTGCAAAAAGGTGAACAGGCTGAATTACTGTTCCCCTCTATTCCGGGAACCGTATTTAAAGCGCAGGTCGCGGAAGTGCTGCCGGCGATTGGCGAAAGCCAGTTTCAGGGTCAGGGGACGTTGCTGACGGCCAACGATCTGGCGGCGCGCGGCCGAGCGCTGGTGGTATTAAAAGTGACCGACGATCGTCTGGCAAATTATCAGCTGCCGCAGGGCGCGGATGTCGAAGCCGCCGTCTATTCGGAACATTTTGAGCACCTGTCGCTGATAAGAAAGATCCTCATCCGTATGAAAAGCTGGGAAAGCTATCTCTATCTCGATCACTAA
- a CDS encoding DUF3302 domain-containing protein produces MTLDYIALAILIAVVLILFYGIIMIHDIPYEIAKKRNHPHQDAIHYAGWVSLFTLHVLWPLLWIWATLWREDRGWGMQQLKTDQHDLHQRLDAMQAELNRLKNSAVNQEGK; encoded by the coding sequence ATGACCCTGGATTATATTGCTTTAGCCATCCTGATTGCGGTGGTGCTGATTTTATTTTATGGAATTATCATGATCCACGATATTCCTTATGAAATAGCCAAAAAAAGAAATCATCCGCACCAGGATGCGATTCATTACGCTGGCTGGGTGAGCTTGTTCACCCTGCACGTGCTGTGGCCGCTGCTGTGGATCTGGGCCACGCTGTGGCGAGAAGACCGCGGCTGGGGAATGCAGCAGTTAAAGACCGACCAGCACGATTTACATCAGCGTCTGGATGCGATGCAGGCGGAATTAAACCGTCTGAAAAATAGCGCCGTCAATCAGGAGGGTAAATAA